One Candidatus Flexicrinis proximus DNA window includes the following coding sequences:
- a CDS encoding copper oxidase yields the protein MSKIDRRQFFKLAGASAAGIGATALLGNTPPVLAAQTDPTPDPAVANAVTEMDNLHAEGVQKFLDYIGKDTNFWRPPLEFTMDGDVKVFELVCQEIEWETTEGIVYPAMAYNGMVPGPEFRVTEGDKVRINVKNEMNESTSIHFHGVLVPNNMDGVPFVTQPPIKPGESFVYEFTLRNSGSHMYHSHHNAAEQVTKGLLGAFIVEPADTSREPEVSGDYTMILNDSTLGFTINGKEFPYTQPILARKGDRIRVRYMNEGLMIHPMHLHGIPQLVIAKDGYNVPVPWKCDTLLIAPGERYDVIVDCTEPGLWAFHCHILTHAESRHGMFGMVTVLGIEDV from the coding sequence ATGTCTAAGATTGACCGCAGGCAATTTTTTAAGTTGGCAGGTGCCAGCGCCGCCGGAATTGGCGCGACTGCCCTGCTCGGAAACACCCCACCGGTACTCGCAGCTCAGACGGACCCGACACCCGATCCGGCTGTTGCGAACGCCGTTACCGAGATGGACAATCTGCATGCGGAAGGCGTGCAGAAGTTCCTGGACTACATTGGCAAAGACACGAATTTCTGGCGTCCGCCGCTTGAGTTCACGATGGATGGTGACGTTAAAGTATTCGAGTTAGTCTGTCAAGAGATTGAATGGGAAACAACCGAGGGAATCGTCTATCCGGCGATGGCCTACAACGGTATGGTCCCGGGGCCGGAATTCCGCGTGACGGAAGGCGACAAGGTCCGCATCAACGTCAAGAACGAGATGAACGAGAGTACGTCGATCCATTTCCACGGCGTGCTGGTTCCAAACAACATGGACGGCGTGCCGTTTGTGACCCAACCGCCGATCAAGCCGGGCGAATCATTCGTGTATGAATTCACCCTGCGCAACTCCGGCTCACACATGTATCACTCGCATCACAACGCGGCCGAACAGGTAACCAAGGGCCTGCTGGGCGCGTTCATCGTCGAACCGGCGGACACGTCACGCGAACCGGAAGTCAGCGGCGATTACACGATGATCCTGAACGACTCGACACTGGGCTTCACGATCAATGGCAAGGAGTTCCCGTACACGCAGCCGATTCTGGCGCGCAAGGGCGACCGGATCCGCGTCCGCTACATGAACGAAGGCCTGATGATCCATCCGATGCACCTGCATGGCATCCCGCAGCTGGTGATTGCCAAGGATGGGTACAACGTGCCGGTCCCCTGGAAGTGCGATACGCTTCTGATTGCCCCAGGCGAACGGTATGACGTGATCGTCGACTGCACGGAGCCCGGCCTGTGGGCGTTCCACTGCCACATCCTGACGCACGCCGAATCGCGCCATGGCATGTTCGGCATGGTGACAGTGCTGGGTATCGAGGACGTATAA
- the greA gene encoding transcription elongation factor GreA: MNDEVVLTAEGAKGLRRELDELITTRRPELARRLKEAVEDGDLKENANYHDTKEQLGFTEGRIKYLQDVLLRAQIATNDGPNDVVRVGAEVTIQEVGSDVDEIYLIVGAAESNPREGKLSAKSPIGAALMGHKRGDKVKVTAPGGEISFKIKKVK, translated from the coding sequence ATGAATGACGAAGTAGTCTTAACCGCTGAAGGGGCGAAAGGCCTGCGGCGTGAACTCGATGAATTGATTACGACCCGCCGGCCGGAGCTGGCCCGTCGTTTGAAGGAAGCCGTCGAGGACGGCGATCTCAAAGAGAATGCCAACTATCACGACACCAAAGAGCAGCTTGGCTTCACCGAAGGCCGCATCAAGTATCTTCAGGATGTCCTTCTCCGCGCCCAGATTGCGACCAACGACGGCCCCAACGATGTCGTTCGCGTCGGCGCGGAAGTAACCATTCAGGAAGTCGGCAGCGACGTCGACGAGATTTATCTCATCGTCGGCGCAGCCGAATCGAACCCGCGCGAAGGCAAGCTCTCTGCCAAGAGCCCCATCGGCGCCGCGCTCATGGGTCACAAGCGCGGTGATAAGGTTAAGGTCACTGCGCCGGGCGGTGAAATCAGCTTCAAGATCAAGAAAGTCAAGTAG
- a CDS encoding MBL fold metallo-hydrolase has translation MFDAHVRQISKHVYGMKAGKPDRPSLCAVVGTRHSLMLDAGASDAHTRLFLDGLKAHGVRMPEWVVLTHWHWDHVFGAAETGLPVIAHALTAEGLAVMGRQLWDDGALDARVASGEEIAFCADNIKLELPEPRHVRIAQPGIVFRDSLDFDLGGVQVHVRQVGGDHAADACVAYVEEDGLLFLSDCLYDDIYAEKRTFTREKALPLIETILDFKADIIIEGHNPEPVGRDAFVRQMELMRRAAEISAQFRGDEAAIQAAFPEMQGNEDWTWYVESFCAGYPR, from the coding sequence ATGTTTGACGCACACGTACGGCAGATTTCAAAACATGTTTACGGAATGAAGGCCGGAAAACCGGATCGCCCGTCGCTGTGCGCGGTGGTCGGGACGCGGCACAGCCTGATGCTGGATGCCGGCGCTTCAGATGCCCACACGCGGCTGTTCCTGGACGGGCTGAAGGCGCACGGCGTACGGATGCCGGAATGGGTCGTTCTGACTCACTGGCATTGGGACCATGTGTTCGGGGCCGCAGAGACGGGCCTTCCGGTGATCGCGCACGCGCTGACGGCAGAAGGGCTGGCGGTAATGGGCCGGCAATTATGGGACGATGGCGCACTCGACGCGCGGGTGGCGTCCGGCGAAGAGATCGCGTTCTGTGCGGATAACATCAAGCTGGAACTGCCGGAGCCGCGACACGTCAGAATCGCGCAGCCGGGCATTGTGTTCAGAGATAGCCTCGACTTCGACCTGGGCGGGGTGCAGGTGCATGTGCGGCAAGTCGGGGGAGACCATGCGGCGGATGCGTGCGTGGCGTATGTAGAAGAGGACGGGCTGCTGTTTCTGAGCGACTGCCTGTATGACGACATCTACGCCGAGAAGCGCACGTTTACGCGGGAGAAGGCGCTGCCGCTGATCGAGACGATCCTCGATTTCAAGGCGGATATTATCATCGAGGGACACAATCCTGAGCCGGTCGGCCGGGATGCGTTTGTGCGGCAGATGGAGTTGATGCGGCGAGCGGCAGAGATCAGCGCGCAGTTCAGGGGCGACGAGGCAGCCATTCAGGCGGCTTTCCCGGAGATGCAAGGCAACGAGGACTGGACGTGGTACGTGGAGTCGTTCTGCGCGGGGTATCCCCGCTGA
- a CDS encoding polysaccharide deacetylase family protein has translation MRPRLTRLSILAVMSVLFLLQLLPAAAQNAPFRVYLTFEDGPTDAYTPQILDILAANGAKATFLIGGEEIAGHEYLLQREVAEGHAIVNHLWVEPGVYAGAPDEAVVESYLRTEDAIREALTPTPELLARYDAQIKMFWQPGGGAKPLPEIEGVQAITYNWNVNSDDCGWAMPPSVNLDTMEFDHAVIENVLGTPVSTGQFHNPYNAYDYGDGVVIAFHDLNRVTVRVLPVILSELRDAGASFEALPRPWDQPGTMPIRLGAAPVDGAGIEGVTVHGAAYANSNLRDEPRLGAAIVATLPVETPLTAVGRTNGWIQVAWEASSAWISADLIALKGAIPNLPKRDAAQ, from the coding sequence ATGCGCCCCAGATTGACCCGCCTCAGTATCCTTGCCGTAATGTCCGTGCTTTTTCTCTTGCAACTGCTGCCCGCGGCCGCTCAAAACGCGCCATTCAGGGTGTATCTGACGTTTGAGGATGGTCCGACCGATGCGTATACGCCGCAAATCCTCGACATCCTGGCGGCGAACGGGGCCAAGGCTACATTCCTGATCGGCGGCGAGGAAATTGCCGGCCACGAGTATTTGCTGCAACGGGAAGTGGCAGAAGGCCATGCGATCGTGAACCACCTGTGGGTCGAGCCGGGCGTGTATGCCGGCGCGCCGGATGAAGCGGTCGTGGAGTCGTACCTGCGGACGGAAGACGCGATCCGCGAGGCGCTCACCCCTACCCCGGAACTGCTGGCGCGCTACGACGCGCAGATCAAGATGTTCTGGCAGCCCGGCGGCGGCGCAAAACCACTGCCAGAGATCGAGGGCGTACAGGCGATCACGTATAACTGGAACGTCAACAGCGACGACTGCGGCTGGGCGATGCCACCCAGCGTGAACCTTGATACGATGGAGTTCGACCATGCCGTGATCGAAAACGTACTGGGGACACCGGTGTCGACCGGGCAATTCCATAACCCGTACAACGCTTACGATTATGGCGACGGCGTGGTGATCGCGTTCCACGACCTGAATCGGGTAACCGTCCGCGTGCTGCCGGTCATCCTAAGCGAACTGCGCGACGCCGGCGCGAGTTTCGAGGCGCTGCCGCGCCCCTGGGACCAACCGGGTACGATGCCGATACGGCTGGGTGCAGCCCCAGTGGATGGCGCTGGCATCGAGGGAGTTACGGTACACGGCGCGGCCTACGCCAACAGCAACCTGCGGGACGAACCGAGGCTGGGCGCGGCGATCGTGGCGACGCTACCGGTTGAGACGCCGCTCACGGCCGTTGGCCGGACGAACGGCTGGATACAGGTAGCATGGGAGGCCAGCAGCGCCTGGATTTCGGCGGACCTGATCGCGCTAAAAGGGGCGATCCCGAACCTGCCGAAACGGGACGCCGCGCAGTAA
- a CDS encoding ABC transporter substrate-binding protein has product MMARHLRRITQYLTLLFTVLLLGIGQAQGQPTFRIGVLDAPDGPLTTGATLAMTQINSAGGLRGADGQNYQLVAVAQGPDVFGSLSTAISNLSNAGVTAIIGPIDGALVEANIRALQALNVPILTPAIGDTLLANETTDLLFRSRAAERLLGQALAEITIRDFNITDIQTVVLDATGTGGQVGFSLAARDLGRQLGAAVIFDPSRENINGLVQRVLQRPPQAIVIYGEAVLANEFYIGLRNARFGGIVAYSGTDDPAFRAGLTSDQVEGIISAQTWSFSLTDQASSEFVLDYARSTGNVPRTLEAAGYDSVLLIAAALQRPDTLQNSLLALTSVQGAQGALSPSRLPTGETSDNTVVVQYLGLGGSQVLARFAGGIRVQNQGEENRPPVVIATPTPRPTNTPAPTPTLDGVYATVVSQSLNVRTGPSTIYDVLGQLRNAEQVRLIGTSLDAQWGVINFRGLQGWISLAPNLASVAGDLRTLPVVASPPTPTPGPTSTPAPTATLSTADIVVVGAAPSVLTWNVLNNVSVSIQNAGGVQSGQFAVAASFDPGGIFSGVTVSSPGLGAGQSTVINLPITLTGTTGFYSTTIVADLNNEVNEGGGEANNGSFLFNYRLDHGTASAGQITLNSGLGINLDGVGGDDLVFNGGNMSAPGLCNPNVSSCIGALTVGLNFDTAHYDAITAANGVALNAIGLAFGQTVGFITDGGKRGVLRIDAVSAGSVTFSYRVYLP; this is encoded by the coding sequence ATGATGGCTCGACATTTACGCAGGATAACGCAGTACCTTACCTTGCTGTTCACCGTACTCCTGCTGGGTATCGGACAGGCGCAAGGACAGCCGACGTTCCGGATTGGCGTGCTGGATGCGCCGGACGGCCCTCTGACTACCGGCGCGACACTGGCGATGACGCAGATCAATTCCGCGGGCGGGCTGCGTGGCGCGGACGGCCAGAATTATCAATTGGTGGCCGTAGCGCAGGGGCCCGATGTATTCGGATCATTATCAACGGCGATCAGCAACCTCTCCAACGCTGGCGTTACGGCTATCATTGGCCCGATCGACGGCGCGCTGGTCGAAGCGAACATCAGAGCGCTGCAAGCGCTGAATGTGCCGATTCTGACGCCCGCGATTGGCGATACGCTGCTGGCGAACGAGACGACGGACTTGCTGTTCCGGTCACGGGCGGCTGAGCGGCTACTTGGACAGGCGCTGGCCGAGATCACAATCCGCGATTTCAACATCACCGATATACAGACGGTGGTACTGGATGCTACGGGAACTGGCGGCCAGGTCGGGTTCTCTCTGGCGGCGCGCGACCTGGGACGGCAGCTGGGCGCGGCCGTGATCTTCGACCCGTCCCGCGAGAATATCAACGGGCTGGTCCAGCGTGTATTGCAGCGTCCGCCACAAGCGATCGTGATTTATGGCGAGGCGGTTCTGGCGAACGAGTTTTACATCGGCCTGAGAAATGCACGGTTTGGCGGGATTGTGGCCTACAGCGGCACAGACGATCCGGCATTCCGCGCCGGGCTAACGTCTGACCAGGTCGAAGGGATCATTTCGGCGCAGACGTGGTCGTTTTCACTCACGGATCAGGCCAGCAGCGAATTCGTACTCGACTATGCCCGTTCAACAGGCAACGTTCCGAGAACGCTTGAAGCGGCCGGATACGATTCGGTACTGCTGATTGCTGCCGCGCTGCAGCGGCCAGATACGCTTCAGAACAGCCTGCTTGCGCTGACCAGCGTACAGGGTGCCCAAGGCGCGCTATCGCCGTCACGCCTGCCGACCGGCGAAACAAGCGACAACACGGTGGTGGTGCAGTATCTCGGATTAGGCGGTTCACAGGTACTTGCCCGGTTTGCCGGGGGCATCCGGGTACAGAACCAGGGTGAAGAAAACCGCCCGCCGGTGGTTATAGCGACGCCGACGCCGCGGCCAACCAATACGCCAGCACCCACGCCGACACTGGACGGCGTCTACGCGACAGTCGTCAGCCAATCGCTAAACGTGCGGACCGGGCCAAGTACGATTTACGATGTTCTCGGCCAATTGCGGAACGCCGAGCAGGTCCGGCTGATCGGGACCAGCCTGGACGCGCAGTGGGGCGTGATCAACTTCCGCGGGCTACAGGGATGGATCTCGCTGGCGCCGAACCTGGCCAGTGTTGCAGGCGACCTGCGGACACTGCCGGTCGTGGCGTCACCGCCCACTCCAACACCGGGGCCGACCAGCACGCCTGCACCGACCGCTACGCTAAGCACCGCTGACATCGTAGTCGTGGGCGCGGCGCCCTCCGTGCTGACCTGGAACGTGCTAAACAACGTCTCAGTATCGATACAAAACGCCGGCGGCGTACAGAGCGGCCAGTTCGCGGTGGCGGCCAGCTTCGATCCGGGTGGCATCTTCAGCGGCGTTACTGTGTCTTCGCCGGGGCTTGGGGCGGGACAGTCGACGGTCATCAACCTGCCGATTACGCTGACGGGGACCACCGGGTTCTACTCGACGACGATCGTTGCCGACCTGAATAACGAGGTCAACGAAGGCGGCGGCGAGGCGAATAACGGCTCGTTCCTGTTCAACTACAGGCTGGATCACGGCACGGCAAGCGCGGGTCAGATCACGCTGAACAGCGGCCTCGGGATCAACCTGGACGGCGTGGGCGGCGACGATCTGGTGTTCAACGGCGGCAACATGTCGGCGCCGGGACTGTGCAACCCGAACGTTTCGAGCTGCATCGGCGCGCTGACGGTTGGCCTGAACTTCGACACGGCGCATTACGATGCGATCACAGCGGCGAACGGGGTGGCCCTGAATGCGATCGGGCTGGCGTTCGGCCAGACGGTCGGGTTCATCACTGACGGCGGTAAGCGCGGCGTACTGCGGATCGATGCAGTGAGCGCGGGCAGCGTGACGTTCAGCTACCGCGTGTATCTGCCGTAG
- a CDS encoding cytochrome c yields the protein MSQHHNSGHSNDSTSGNFVALVLILSLIAVVAVIYLSNLSPSQDSQEPVSTLISRRFTLTFTPTPVTPTATATFTPSATPTRTPTNVPSPTPTSPATATPSGALRVSSGERVFQGVCAACHGFNARGISGLGPSFVGNEFVNGRSNQDLLAFVSVGREVRDPANKSGVAMPARGGNPSLTDNDLLDVIYYIRSLNPDVQVVEDGQSSVEVVVAAPTEILETLVPREFTPLSLAGITSANADTSASTDVDPFFEEAKSNYLFSCSTCHGTDGSGGPMAAPLSESALLLNQNGIALLALIADPDPLLGFAHPYRGGYPELTDDQILAIIGYMYSLTGTQQ from the coding sequence ATGTCTCAACACCACAATTCCGGGCACTCTAACGATTCCACCAGCGGCAACTTCGTAGCGCTGGTTTTGATTCTCAGCCTCATTGCCGTCGTGGCAGTGATCTATCTCAGCAATCTATCGCCGTCGCAGGACTCCCAAGAACCGGTCAGCACACTGATCTCGCGTCGGTTTACCCTGACCTTCACACCGACTCCCGTCACGCCGACTGCAACCGCCACCTTTACGCCGTCTGCAACGCCGACCCGCACCCCGACCAACGTCCCGTCTCCCACACCCACATCCCCCGCGACCGCAACCCCATCTGGCGCGCTGCGGGTGTCCTCCGGTGAACGGGTCTTCCAGGGAGTCTGCGCCGCATGCCATGGCTTCAATGCGCGTGGCATCTCCGGCCTCGGGCCCAGCTTCGTCGGCAATGAGTTCGTCAATGGGCGCTCCAATCAGGACTTGCTGGCTTTTGTCTCGGTTGGCCGCGAAGTCAGAGACCCCGCCAACAAATCCGGCGTTGCCATGCCGGCGCGCGGAGGCAATCCTTCGCTGACCGACAATGACTTGCTCGATGTCATCTATTACATCCGCAGCCTGAATCCAGATGTTCAGGTGGTTGAAGACGGCCAATCCTCTGTGGAGGTTGTCGTCGCAGCCCCGACTGAAATCCTGGAGACCCTCGTCCCGCGGGAGTTCACGCCGCTCAGTCTGGCCGGCATCACCTCTGCCAACGCCGACACGTCCGCTTCGACCGACGTGGACCCGTTCTTCGAGGAAGCCAAGTCCAATTACCTGTTCTCCTGCTCCACCTGTCACGGCACCGACGGCTCCGGCGGCCCGATGGCCGCGCCGCTCAGCGAAAGCGCCCTGCTCCTCAATCAGAACGGCATCGCCCTTCTTGCATTGATTGCCGATCCCGACCCGCTCCTCGGCTTCGCGCATCCCTATCGCGGCGGCTATCCGGAGCTGACCGATGACCAGATCCTCGCCATCATCGGCTATATGTACTCGCTGACCGGCACTCAGCAGTAG
- a CDS encoding ClbS/DfsB family four-helix bundle protein, which yields MDKSNLLARTKAARARLDAALARVPDHRMSDVALYELWTLKDFLAHLTVWEQYVIGLASDLTAGRTPEYHFNTVPVDQINAETYAANKDRPLADIRAESAASFAAILRLIEDSPDALLFDPRFWSYTRGHPFERWIASNADEHYDEHLPDVLNFLTRAGL from the coding sequence ATGGACAAGTCAAATCTCCTTGCGCGGACTAAAGCGGCGCGCGCCCGCCTCGATGCCGCGCTTGCCCGTGTCCCGGATCATCGCATGAGCGACGTCGCACTCTACGAATTATGGACGCTCAAAGACTTTCTCGCCCACCTGACCGTCTGGGAACAGTACGTCATCGGCCTGGCCTCCGACCTCACCGCCGGCCGCACGCCTGAATATCATTTCAATACCGTGCCAGTCGATCAGATTAATGCCGAGACCTACGCCGCCAACAAGGATCGTCCGCTGGCCGACATCCGCGCGGAATCCGCCGCGAGCTTTGCCGCCATCCTCAGGCTCATCGAAGACTCTCCCGACGCGCTGCTGTTCGACCCGCGCTTTTGGTCCTACACCCGCGGCCATCCCTTCGAACGCTGGATCGCCTCCAACGCCGATGAGCACTACGACGAGCACCTGCCGGATGTGCTCAACTTCCTCACGCGCGCCGGACTCTGA
- a CDS encoding sulfotransferase, with the protein MPVILVGMHRSGTSMITRLLHKCGLYLGEADAIMVPNPEDNPDGYWEHSALSQLNDEILGYFGGSWQRPPKLEPGWSKDAALQTFWQRFEDITASFSAHGLWGWKDPRNSVTLEFWLAHIPDLKVILCLRNPLEVADSLSTGKLMRDMEPTAALDLWDVYHRAILAQDIESRLIVTHYDSYLYDPDAELRRILAALDVQASNAQIEDALDTIRPDSKHQRVPDAFVGDGPVAAGIHGTYEMLCLRAGEVFGRLRGDTDYLLNSTVSYARGLRATVAALREKVDQQNREFADFKRAAEAQRQAIADGLEREHKMLAELETNLALVTKRVSIAAELGTTALQGFKYRRLQLSRVMAVAEKLRNFWSIRKVTRAIHSGQLKIPALFDADWYLKQYPDVKKAGIHPYAHFWLFGWYQQCRPMPLFDIHWYVTNYPYFNDEWANPLEHYESRGQFNGCRPCAQFDPQWYLSQYPDVRETGLDPLYHYSHFGLHEGRRPAPESGLLPQSQQG; encoded by the coding sequence ATGCCGGTCATCCTTGTCGGTATGCATCGTTCTGGCACGTCCATGATTACGCGCCTGCTGCATAAGTGTGGCCTGTATTTGGGCGAAGCCGACGCGATCATGGTGCCAAACCCGGAGGATAATCCCGACGGCTACTGGGAACACAGCGCGCTCTCGCAACTAAATGACGAGATCCTCGGCTATTTCGGCGGGAGCTGGCAGCGCCCGCCAAAGCTGGAGCCTGGCTGGTCAAAGGATGCGGCGCTGCAAACGTTCTGGCAGCGATTCGAAGACATCACCGCCAGCTTCAGCGCCCATGGGTTATGGGGGTGGAAGGATCCGCGCAACAGCGTGACGCTGGAATTCTGGCTCGCACACATACCGGACCTCAAGGTGATATTGTGCCTGCGGAATCCGCTGGAAGTTGCCGACTCGCTAAGCACAGGGAAGCTCATGCGGGATATGGAGCCGACTGCGGCACTGGATCTGTGGGATGTGTATCACCGCGCGATCCTGGCGCAAGACATCGAGAGCCGGCTGATCGTTACGCATTACGACTCGTATCTATATGACCCCGACGCGGAACTGCGGCGAATCCTGGCGGCGCTGGACGTGCAGGCGTCCAATGCCCAAATCGAGGATGCGCTGGATACGATACGGCCAGATTCAAAACACCAGCGCGTGCCGGACGCTTTCGTAGGGGACGGCCCGGTAGCCGCCGGGATTCACGGAACATACGAGATGTTGTGCCTGCGGGCCGGCGAGGTGTTTGGGCGGCTTCGCGGCGATACCGATTACCTGCTTAATTCGACTGTTTCGTACGCGAGAGGGTTACGCGCCACCGTCGCGGCATTGCGTGAGAAGGTCGACCAACAGAATAGGGAATTCGCAGACTTCAAGCGGGCCGCAGAGGCGCAGAGGCAAGCGATTGCCGATGGACTTGAACGAGAACACAAGATGCTAGCCGAGTTGGAGACGAACCTGGCACTGGTAACCAAACGAGTGTCGATAGCTGCCGAATTGGGCACGACTGCACTTCAAGGCTTCAAGTACCGCCGGCTGCAGCTTTCGAGAGTGATGGCGGTTGCAGAGAAGCTGAGGAACTTCTGGAGCATCCGAAAGGTGACGCGCGCCATTCACAGCGGACAGCTTAAAATCCCCGCACTATTTGACGCGGACTGGTACCTGAAGCAATACCCGGACGTGAAGAAAGCGGGCATTCATCCGTATGCCCATTTCTGGCTGTTTGGCTGGTATCAACAGTGCCGGCCAATGCCGCTGTTCGATATCCACTGGTACGTGACGAATTATCCGTATTTCAATGACGAGTGGGCCAATCCACTGGAACACTACGAAAGCAGGGGACAGTTCAACGGATGCCGCCCGTGCGCGCAATTCGACCCACAGTGGTATCTGTCACAGTATCCCGACGTCCGGGAAACAGGGCTCGATCCCCTGTATCATTACAGCCATTTCGGGTTGCATGAAGGCCGACGACCGGCGCCCGAGTCCGGGCTTTTGCCGCAGTCACAGCAGGGATAA
- the topA gene encoding type I DNA topoisomerase, whose translation MVIVESPAKARSVGRYLGSGYTVKASKGHVRDLLSSRLSVDLENDFEPTYRVMNDKRDTVADLKRAADSAAEIFLATDPDREGEAIAWHLISAAEMDEPRVKRVVFHEITEPAIKEAFGHPRAVDMSLVNAQQARRILDRIVGYQVSEFLWEKVRGRLSAGRVQSIALRLVVDRERAIEAFVAREYWTLDAELKKLHPNGAKSDRPFPARLVKINGGDPDLSSEKQVRPHLDVLERSTFAVKDVTTGSVQRKPSAPFTTSTLQQEASRRFGFNAKRTMAIAQQLYEGVDLGKAGVTGMITYMRTDSTNVSTQAHHEAREFIKTRFGKDYMPARAPIYKTKAKGAQEAHEAIRPTSVLREPSTLKGALSAEQFKLYKLIWERFMASQMSPAVYDTLRVDISAGPTAKDRPYLFRVSGRTLKFAGFMALYEDAKDDDATADDDEGRLIPTMSVGEALDLVRLLPAQHFTEPPPRYTEATLVKTLEEFGIGRPSTYAPIVGVIQDREYVESKQKRLVPTETGKVVNDLLVEYFPDVMDVQFTARMEDQLDGVAEGEREWQPVLHTFYDRFAVQLRDAKDKAPRVQPVEKVGRTCPTCGTGDLIVKYGRFGKFIGCSNYPECKHTEQILEKTGHSCPKCGAVDGGELIQRKTRNGKTFYGCSRYPACDFTAWRLPKRNVAHPEPVDAETVETVRPRKNAV comes from the coding sequence CTGGTAATCGTGGAGTCGCCGGCAAAGGCTCGGAGCGTTGGCCGCTACCTGGGCAGCGGGTATACGGTGAAGGCATCCAAAGGCCATGTGCGCGACCTGTTGAGCAGCCGCCTTTCGGTCGACCTCGAAAACGATTTCGAGCCGACTTACAGGGTCATGAACGATAAGCGCGACACGGTGGCAGACCTGAAGCGCGCAGCAGACAGCGCCGCGGAAATCTTCCTGGCGACCGACCCCGACCGCGAAGGCGAGGCGATCGCGTGGCATCTGATCAGCGCGGCGGAGATGGACGAGCCCCGAGTGAAGCGGGTTGTATTTCATGAGATCACCGAACCGGCGATCAAAGAGGCGTTCGGGCATCCGCGAGCGGTCGATATGTCGCTGGTAAACGCGCAGCAGGCGCGGCGTATCCTCGACCGAATTGTCGGCTATCAGGTGTCGGAATTCCTATGGGAAAAGGTGCGCGGACGGCTGTCGGCGGGGCGCGTGCAGAGCATCGCGCTGCGGCTGGTTGTAGACCGCGAACGCGCAATCGAGGCGTTTGTGGCGCGGGAATACTGGACGCTGGACGCAGAGCTGAAGAAGCTGCATCCGAACGGCGCCAAGAGCGACCGCCCGTTTCCCGCGAGGCTGGTCAAGATCAACGGCGGCGACCCTGATCTCTCGTCAGAGAAGCAGGTGCGGCCGCATCTGGACGTGCTGGAGCGCTCGACGTTTGCCGTGAAGGACGTGACCACCGGCTCGGTACAGCGCAAGCCGTCCGCGCCGTTTACGACAAGCACCCTGCAGCAGGAGGCCTCGCGGCGCTTCGGGTTCAACGCCAAGCGCACGATGGCGATCGCCCAACAGCTTTATGAGGGTGTCGACCTGGGCAAGGCCGGCGTGACAGGCATGATCACGTATATGCGTACGGACAGCACCAATGTGAGCACGCAGGCGCACCACGAGGCCCGCGAGTTCATCAAGACGCGCTTCGGCAAGGACTACATGCCGGCGCGCGCACCAATCTACAAGACGAAGGCGAAGGGCGCACAGGAAGCCCACGAGGCGATCCGGCCGACGTCAGTACTGCGCGAACCCAGCACGCTGAAGGGCGCGCTGTCGGCGGAACAGTTCAAGCTGTACAAGCTGATCTGGGAACGGTTCATGGCGAGCCAGATGTCGCCAGCGGTGTACGACACGCTACGGGTGGACATCAGCGCGGGGCCGACGGCGAAAGACCGCCCATATCTGTTCCGCGTGAGCGGCCGGACGCTGAAGTTCGCGGGCTTCATGGCCCTGTATGAAGACGCGAAAGATGACGATGCGACGGCAGATGACGACGAGGGCAGACTCATCCCGACGATGTCGGTCGGCGAAGCGCTGGACCTGGTGCGGCTGCTGCCGGCACAACACTTCACCGAACCGCCGCCGCGCTATACCGAGGCGACGCTGGTCAAAACGCTGGAAGAATTCGGGATCGGCCGACCGAGCACGTACGCGCCGATCGTGGGAGTCATCCAGGACCGCGAGTATGTCGAGAGCAAGCAGAAGCGCCTGGTGCCGACCGAGACCGGCAAGGTGGTCAACGACCTGCTGGTCGAGTATTTCCCGGATGTGATGGACGTGCAGTTTACGGCACGGATGGAAGACCAGCTGGACGGCGTGGCGGAAGGCGAACGCGAGTGGCAGCCCGTGCTGCACACGTTCTACGACCGGTTTGCCGTGCAGCTGCGGGACGCGAAGGACAAAGCGCCGCGGGTGCAGCCGGTCGAGAAGGTCGGGCGCACCTGCCCCACGTGCGGTACGGGAGACCTGATCGTCAAGTACGGCCGGTTCGGGAAATTCATCGGCTGCTCGAACTATCCGGAATGCAAGCATACCGAGCAAATCCTGGAGAAGACCGGCCACAGCTGCCCTAAGTGCGGCGCGGTGGATGGCGGCGAGCTGATCCAGCGGAAAACGCGGAACGGCAAGACGTTCTATGGCTGTTCGCGGTATCCGGCCTGTGATTTCACGGCGTGGCGGCTGCCCAAGCGGAACGTAGCGCACCCGGAGCCGGTGGACGCGGAAACGGTTGAGACGGTACGCCCACGCAAGAACGCGGTCTAG